The following coding sequences lie in one Apus apus isolate bApuApu2 chromosome 16, bApuApu2.pri.cur, whole genome shotgun sequence genomic window:
- the NIPSNAP1 gene encoding protein NipSnap homolog 1, with protein sequence MARAGGLGALRRGCGGTPGCGGTPGGARGYSRDTEGSWFRSLFVHKVDPRKDAHSNLLSKKETSNLYKIQFHNVKPECLDAYNSLTEEVLPKLHSDPDYPCDLVGNWNTWYGEQDQAVHLWRFSGGYPALMDCMNKLKQNKEYLDFRKERSRMLLSRRNQLLLEFSFWNEPLPRQGPNIYELRTYKLKPGTMIEWGNNWARAIKYRQENQEAVGGFFSQIGELYVVHHLWAYRDLQSREETRNAAWRKRGWDENVYYTVPLIRTMESRIMIPLKISPLQ encoded by the exons AtggcgcgggcgggcgggctcGGGGCGCTgcggcggggctgcggcgggacCCCCGGCTGCGGCGGGACCCCCGGCGGAGCGCG gggGTACTCACGGGACACCGAGGGCAGCTGGTTCCGCTCCCTCTTCGTGCACAAGGTGGATCCCCGCAAGGACGCACATTCCAACCTCCTCTCCAAGAAGGAGACCAGCAACCTCTACAAGATCCAAT ttCACAACGTCAAGCCCGAGTGCCTGGATGCCTACAACAGCCTGAC ggaggaggtgctACCCAAGCTCCACTCGGACCCCGACTACCCCTGTGACCTGGTGGGCAACTGGAACACCTGGTATGGCGAGCAGGACCAGGCAG TCCACCTCTGGCGCTTCTCGGGCGGGTACCCAGCCCTCATGGACTGCATGAACAAGCTCAAGCAGAACAAG GAGTACCTGGACTTCCGCAAGGAGAGGAGCCGGATGCTGCTGTCCCGCAggaaccagctgctgctggagttcAGCTTCTGGAACGAGCCCCTGCCCCGCCAAGGACCAAACATCTACGAGCTCAGGACCTACAAGCTGAAG CCAGGGACCATGATTGAATGGGGAAACAACTG GGCTCGGGCCATCAAGTACCGGCAGGAGAACCAGGAGGCTGTGGGTGGGTTCTTCTCCCAGATTGGGGAGCTCTACGTTGTCCACCACCTCTGGG cctACAGGGACCTGCAGTCTCGGGAGGAGACCAGGAATGCAGCCTGGAGGAAGAGGGGTTGGGACGAGAATGTCTACTACACTG TCCCGCTGATCCGGACCATGGAATCACGGATCATGATTCCACTGAAGATCTcacccctgcagtga